The Streptomyces sp. NBC_00510 genomic interval GACGGCAATCCGGCTGGCGCCGGTCCGTAACGCCACCCGCTGCGCGGCGGTCGCCCTCGAACGCGAGAGTGCCGGCGTGGCCGCGCGCCGGGAGGCCGGGCGGCGCAATGAGGAACTGCTGCGGGCAGTCATCCGCGTGGGCCGGTACGTCGCGCGCGGCAACATCGACCGAACGGCCGTAGAGACGGCGTTTCAGGAGGCGGGCGAGTCGGCGGGACTCACCGCTGCCGAGTGCCGCGCCACGATCCGCAGCGCACTGGCCTACTCCCTGCGCACGGTCCGCCCGCGGGAGACGGCATGACCACGGCCGGATCCACCCCCCGCCTGAAACGCCTCACCTCCACCCCGGATCAGCCCAACCCCGCCACACCGGCCGGCAGGTCCGCGGCGGGTGGTGCGCCAAAGGTCGCCGCCGAAGGCGTCCTGTCATCTCTTCGCCCGGACCCGCCGCCCGGCAACGGACGCACCCCCGTGGCGTGGTTGCACGTGTCCGCGCCCACGTCCTGGCGCCGGGCCGCGGTCGCTCGGTCCTGGTGTGCCTGCGGACGCGACCGCAAAGCCACCGGGAAAGCCGCCGTCCTGCGCCTGATCGACGCCCACACCGCGCACCGGGACTTCTGTCCGTTGCGCACCCGAGACCAGAGGAGGAACGCCGCATGAGCGACGGCGCGGCTCTGCTGAGCGAGGTGGAAGCCTTCCACCGCCGATTCAACGTCTTCCCGCTGGAGGCCGCCTACGTCGCGGTGGTCCTGTGGGACGCCCACGCGCACCTACTGGACTGCTTCGACGCCACGCCCCGATTGGCGTTCCTGTCGCCGGAGCCGGCGAGCGGGAAGTCCCGGGCGCTGGAGATCGTGGAGACCCTGGTCCCGTATCCGATGGTCGCGGTCAACGCGTCAGCGTCCGCGCTGTTCCGGGCCGTGTCCGGGCTGAGCGCGCGGCCCACGATCCTGTTCGATGAGATCGACACCGTCTTCGGCCCCAAGGCCGGGGAGAACGAACAGCTCCGGGGATTCCTCAACGCCGGACACCGCCGCTCCGGAGTGATGTACCGGTGCGTGGGCGACGGCGCCAACCAGCAAGTGCAGGAGTTCCCCTCGTTCTGCGCCGTGGCCGTCGCCGGGCTCGGCTCGCTGCCGGACACGATCCTGACCCGCTCGGTCATCATCCGCATGCGCCGCCGGGCCCGCAACGAGCGCGTGGAGCCGTTCCGGCAGCGCGTCCACGAGGGCGAGGGACACGTACTGCGGGACCGCCTCGCCGCGTGGGCCGACAGCGTCCGGGACCGGGTCGAAGGTGCTTTCCCGCAGATGCCCGAGGGCGTCACCGACCGGCCCGCAGACGTGTGGGAAGCCCTGCTCGCGGTGGCGGACGCTGCCGGCGGGGACTGGCCCAAGCGGGCCCGGGAAGCCTGCGTGGAGCTGGTCAACGCCGCCAAGGTGGACGACAAGGGCAGCACCGGCATTCGGCTGCTGACCGACCTGCGGGACCAGGTCTTCAACGGCATCGACCGCCTGCCCACCGTCGCCGTACTGGACCGGCTCCACAGCCTCGAAGAGGCACCGTGGGCGGATATGGCCGGCAAGCCGCTGGACGCACGCGGGCTGTCCCGGATGCTGCGCGAGTACATGACCGGCGACAACACCCCCATCGCCGCCCGCAACATCAAGGCCGGCGGGAACGTCATGAAGGGCTACTACGCCACCGACCTCCACGACGCGTGGCAGCGGTACTGCCCACCCCCCTCTGAAAGTCCGCTACTTCCGCTACCTCCGCTACCGCGCAGGTCAGAGCCCTAGATGAGGTAGCGGATAGCCCCCGCGTATCCGCTACCTCGCCGCTTCATCCGCTACCCGCGCTGGCCACGCTGGCCCAGGGCCGGTAGCGGCTTTATCCGCTACCGCTACCCCTATCCGCTACCTCGATCATGCCCCTGACCAGGGCGGTAGCGGAGGTAGCGGAAGTAGCGGACCTGACAGGAAGGGGGCCGACGACGGCCCACACACCCGAAGGAGTGCGTTCATGGCCCGCCCGCCCGTACTCAAGCTCCCCGAAGTCCTCGAAGAGATCGGCATGAGCCGCGCCGCCTTCTACCGGATGCGCGCCCGCGGCCAAGCACCGCGTCTCATCAAGTTGCCCAACGGGCAGATCCGCTGCCGTCGCACGGATCTCGACACGTGGTGGGCGACCTACGAGCTGAACGCCCACTGATCAAGCCGTAGGGCCCGCCGGAGGCTACCGGCGGGCCCTACTTCTGCCATCGGAGATCCATGAAACTGACGTACGACGTGCGCATTTACTCGCTGGAGACCCGCTCAGACCGGCCCAAGCCGTACCGCTTGCGCTGGCTTGTGGGTACGAAGAAGCATTCCAAGAGCTACACGCTCAAGGCCCAGGCAGACGGGCGACGCTCGGAGTTGATGAGCGCCGTACGTTCCGGCGATCAGTTCGATGAAGAGTCCGGCCTGCCGGTATCGGAGCTGCGGGCGCAACGCGGTTCGGTCACCTGGTATCAGCACGCCCGTGACTACGTGGACCGCAAGTGGGACCTGGCGCCCGCTAAATCGCGCAAGTCGTACGCCGATGCCCTGGCCACGATCACGCCCGCCCTCGTCAGGACGCGCGCCGGCATGCCAGAGCAATCCGCCCTGCGACGTGCCCTCTACGGCTGGGCTTTCAACCGGAATCGCTGGGCTGAGACCCCGCCCAAGGAGATCAGCGACGCCCTCGCATGGATGGAGCGCCACTCACTGCCCATATCGGCGCTGGAAGATCCGGCGACTCTCCGACAGGCATTGGACGCCCTAGGGAAGAAGCTGGACGGCAAGCCGGCCGCCGCGCGTACCGCCCGCCGTAAGCGAGCGTGCCTGAGCGATGTCCTGGGCTTCGCTGTGGAGGCGCAGTACTTCACCATGCCGGTCAATCCCCTCGCCGCCGTGAAGTGGACGGCGCCGAAGACCGTCGAAGACGTGGACCCCGAAGCCGTCGCAAATCCCCGGCAGGTGCGCGCTCTGCTGTCCGGAGTCCGGGAACAGGGCAAGCGAGGGGAACTCCTGGAAGCGTTCTTCGGGTGTCTCTACTATGCCGCCATGCGCCCGGCAGAGGCCGCGGCGCTAACCCGGGACCGGTGCCACCTGCCCGAGACCGGATGGGGTGTCCTGACCCTGCGGAGGGGCGTCGTGCGGGCGGGCCGCGGCTGGACTCGCGACGGCAAGGCACACGAGACCCGGCACCTGAAAGCCCGCGCCGAACAGGACTCCCGCCCGGTGCCCATCCCTCCGCACTTCGTCGCGATGCTCCGGGCCCACCTCGACCAGCACGGCACTGCCCCGGACGGCCGGCTGTTCCGCACGGCACGCGATGGGCTGCTGCAGGAGAGCGGCTACGGGGACGTGTGGGCCAAGGCGAGGGCCGCGGCGCTCTCGCAGGAGGAAGTGGCGTCTCCCCTCGCCCGGCGTCCGTATGACCTTCGCCATGCGGGGGTGTCGTTCTGGCTCAGCTCAGGAGTGGACCCAATGGAATGCGCACGGAGGGCGGGGCACAGCCTCGCCGTCCTTCTCCGGGTCTACGCCAAGGTCCTGGCGCACACCCGGGAACGGGCAAACGAGCGCATCGACGCGGCGCTCAGGGAGTGGCACACGCCAGAGCCTCCGTCCCCCGGAGGACACCTGGAGGACACGCCCTGATCAGGGGCTGCCACTCACCCGAGACAGGGCAAGACAAAGCCACTATTTTCGGTTCTCATTTGGTAATGCTGGAACCAGCACGAAAAAGCCCCTTTGATCGGCGTATCCACTGTTCAAAGGGGTGTACCCCCCATGCGGCCCTGGTGAAAATCGCCGGGATTCTCGGCGGGAGCCTCTGAGCCCGCGGGCAAACAAGCGAGGGTAACCCGCTCGCCGGGTGAGCAGGAGCGCGGGTACGGTGCCCTCACGGTGCGGCACGAAGCCTGTGCACGCCGCTATAGGGAGGGAAAGAATGCGTATATCAATGCTCCGGCGCCTGGCCTCTGCGGCCGGCGCGCTGGGGCTCGCGTCGCTCGGCCTGCTCGGCGCGGGCGCGACGCCCGCGCAAGCCGCGGTCAGCAGCTGCCCATCGGGGTACTTCTGCGCCTGGAAGAACGAAAGCGGCACAGGGTCGATGTTCAAGACAAACACGAACAAGGCGACGCTGGGCACCTGGGACAACAGCTTCCGTTTGGTCATCAACCGCACGTCCCTGATCTCCTGCATGTACGACGACCCGAAGTACAGCACCGCGCACGGGTACAGAATCCATCAGCCCAAGGAGTCTTACCCCACCGGCATGAACCCGGGCTACGCCAGCTCGCTGAAGTTCGTCCGCACCGTGCGTGAGTGCGAGGGTCCCGCCTACCCCTACTGGTATGCGGAGACCGCGCCCAAGCTGTCCGGTTTCGGCGACATGAACGCCGACCGGAGGTCGGACATCCTGGTTCGCGACACAGCCGGGCGCCTGTGGTTCCTGCCCGGTGACGGCACCGGCCGCCTGGTCGGCAGCAGCGGCTGGAACGCCTTCAACGCCCTCGTCCGGCACGGTGACTTCAGCGGCGACGGCCGGGAGGACGTGATCGCCCGCGAGGCGTCCACCGGCAAGCTCTGGTTCTACCCCGGCACGGGGAACGGCGGACACAGCGCGCGCAAGCTGATCGGCACCGGCTGGAACGGCATGACCAAGATCACCGCGTTCGGTGACCTGTCCGGCGACGGACGCGCGGACCTGCTCGCCGTGGAGAAGTCCACCGGCAAGCTCTGGCTCTACCCCGGCACGGGGAACGGCGGACACAGCGCGCGCAAGCTGATCGGCACCGGCTGGAACGGCATGAACGCCCTCGTGGGCGCGGGCGACATGAACGGCGACGGCCGGGCGGACCTGATCGCCCGCCAGGCCGCCACCGGCAAGCTGTGGTTCTACCCGGGCAAGGCCGGCCACCTCGGTACCCGGGTGCTGATCGGCAGCAGCGGCTGGAACGCCATGAGCTCTCTCATCGCCGTCGGCGACTGGTCGGGCGACGGCCGTGCAGACCTTCTCGCGACGAGCGGCGACTGGCTGGTCCAGTACCAGGGGAAGGGTACGGGCGGCCTGCGGCCGGCCGAGAAGAACAACGCCGACTGGTGGATCCTCAACGGCGCCTTCTGACCCATCGCGAGGGCCTTCGCTTCCAAGGCGAAGGCCCTCGTGCACACCCGGTCTCGATGCTTCAGGGTGACTGATGGCTCCGATATAACCTTCGCCATGCCGGGGTGTCGTTCTGGCTCAGCTCGGGAGTGGACCCAATGGAGTGCGCACGGAGGGCTGGGCACAGCCTCGCCGTCCTTCTGCGGGTCTATGCCAAGGTGCTGGCGCACACGCGGGAGCGGGCCAATGAGCGCATCGACGCGGCGCTCAGGGAGTGGCACACGCCGGAGCCTCCGTCCCCCGGGGGACACCTGGGGGACACGCCCTGATCAGGGCTGCCACTCACCCGAGACAGGGCGAGACAAAGCCACTGTTT includes:
- a CDS encoding DUF3631 domain-containing protein, whose product is MSDGAALLSEVEAFHRRFNVFPLEAAYVAVVLWDAHAHLLDCFDATPRLAFLSPEPASGKSRALEIVETLVPYPMVAVNASASALFRAVSGLSARPTILFDEIDTVFGPKAGENEQLRGFLNAGHRRSGVMYRCVGDGANQQVQEFPSFCAVAVAGLGSLPDTILTRSVIIRMRRRARNERVEPFRQRVHEGEGHVLRDRLAAWADSVRDRVEGAFPQMPEGVTDRPADVWEALLAVADAAGGDWPKRAREACVELVNAAKVDDKGSTGIRLLTDLRDQVFNGIDRLPTVAVLDRLHSLEEAPWADMAGKPLDARGLSRMLREYMTGDNTPIAARNIKAGGNVMKGYYATDLHDAWQRYCPPPSESPLLPLPPLPRRSEP
- a CDS encoding helix-turn-helix domain-containing protein, which translates into the protein MARPPVLKLPEVLEEIGMSRAAFYRMRARGQAPRLIKLPNGQIRCRRTDLDTWWATYELNAH
- a CDS encoding FG-GAP-like repeat-containing protein, with the protein product MRISMLRRLASAAGALGLASLGLLGAGATPAQAAVSSCPSGYFCAWKNESGTGSMFKTNTNKATLGTWDNSFRLVINRTSLISCMYDDPKYSTAHGYRIHQPKESYPTGMNPGYASSLKFVRTVRECEGPAYPYWYAETAPKLSGFGDMNADRRSDILVRDTAGRLWFLPGDGTGRLVGSSGWNAFNALVRHGDFSGDGREDVIAREASTGKLWFYPGTGNGGHSARKLIGTGWNGMTKITAFGDLSGDGRADLLAVEKSTGKLWLYPGTGNGGHSARKLIGTGWNGMNALVGAGDMNGDGRADLIARQAATGKLWFYPGKAGHLGTRVLIGSSGWNAMSSLIAVGDWSGDGRADLLATSGDWLVQYQGKGTGGLRPAEKNNADWWILNGAF
- a CDS encoding tyrosine-type recombinase/integrase, translating into MKLTYDVRIYSLETRSDRPKPYRLRWLVGTKKHSKSYTLKAQADGRRSELMSAVRSGDQFDEESGLPVSELRAQRGSVTWYQHARDYVDRKWDLAPAKSRKSYADALATITPALVRTRAGMPEQSALRRALYGWAFNRNRWAETPPKEISDALAWMERHSLPISALEDPATLRQALDALGKKLDGKPAAARTARRKRACLSDVLGFAVEAQYFTMPVNPLAAVKWTAPKTVEDVDPEAVANPRQVRALLSGVREQGKRGELLEAFFGCLYYAAMRPAEAAALTRDRCHLPETGWGVLTLRRGVVRAGRGWTRDGKAHETRHLKARAEQDSRPVPIPPHFVAMLRAHLDQHGTAPDGRLFRTARDGLLQESGYGDVWAKARAAALSQEEVASPLARRPYDLRHAGVSFWLSSGVDPMECARRAGHSLAVLLRVYAKVLAHTRERANERIDAALREWHTPEPPSPGGHLEDTP